The Nitrospira tepida genome includes a window with the following:
- the cbiB gene encoding adenosylcobinamide-phosphate synthase CbiB, giving the protein MTMTVLLGACALDLAIGDPRWLPHPVRWIGCLIDRLERPLLSTVGHRIVATSAGVAVTLVVPGLVFGFVWGLVQGAHQLHPQLGLMVEMVFSFLALAARDLQDHAKAVWHALVGGSLDEARRAVGRIVGRDTASLSESEIVRATVETVAESTSDGIVAPLFFLAVGGAPLAWTYKAVNTLDSMIGHPEPPFRHIGWASARLDDVMNWLPARVTGLLIAVAAGLRYRSLARLHQAWVVLSRDGGHHPSPNSGRPEAAMAGALLVQLGGANVYDGIVKARPMIGTAVRPLTPELIPEALSLMWIASALAAGLACLVLW; this is encoded by the coding sequence ATGACCATGACCGTCCTCCTCGGGGCCTGCGCCTTGGATCTCGCGATCGGCGATCCTCGATGGCTGCCGCATCCGGTCCGGTGGATCGGCTGCCTCATCGACAGGCTCGAACGACCCCTGCTGTCTACGGTTGGGCACCGGATTGTCGCAACCTCCGCCGGAGTCGCGGTCACGCTGGTGGTTCCAGGTCTTGTGTTTGGCTTCGTCTGGGGCTTGGTGCAGGGGGCCCATCAGCTCCATCCGCAGCTTGGGCTGATGGTGGAGATGGTCTTTTCGTTCTTGGCGCTCGCGGCCCGCGATCTCCAGGACCATGCCAAGGCTGTGTGGCATGCGCTTGTCGGCGGGTCGTTGGACGAAGCCAGACGGGCGGTCGGCCGGATCGTTGGGCGGGATACGGCTTCGCTTTCCGAAAGCGAGATCGTGAGGGCCACGGTCGAAACGGTGGCGGAAAGTACCAGCGACGGCATTGTCGCGCCGTTGTTCTTTTTGGCCGTCGGGGGAGCACCGCTGGCCTGGACCTACAAGGCCGTCAACACGCTCGATTCGATGATCGGCCATCCCGAACCTCCCTTTCGCCACATCGGCTGGGCCTCGGCCCGGTTGGATGATGTGATGAACTGGCTGCCGGCGCGAGTGACCGGTCTGTTGATCGCTGTCGCGGCGGGCCTGCGCTATCGGAGCCTCGCTCGATTGCATCAAGCCTGGGTCGTGCTGAGTCGAGACGGAGGACACCATCCAAGTCCCAACAGCGGCAGGCCGGAAGCGGCCATGGCCGGCGCCTTGCTGGTTCAACTGGGCGGTGCGAACGTCTATGACGGGATCGTCAAGGCGAGGCCGATGATCGGCACGGCCGTCCGGCCTCTGACACCGGAATTGATTCCCGAAGCCCTGTCGCTGATGTGGATTGCCTCAGCCCTTGCGGCGGGCCTGGCCTGTTTGGTGCTGTGGTGA
- a CDS encoding adenosylcobinamide-GDP ribazoletransferase has translation MLSAEVKFKWNAFQEAKKSVLSPESSVPGPGLRFLHPMIVAWEFLTAIPVSRGHQPIISGQLARSMMWFPTVGLILGGILAGAMVLCEMAIPRSVSDGLVILLLILLTRCLHLDGLADTVDGWAGGRTPEQRLAIMRDSSVGAMGAVALIMSLGLRYLGLSALPDAGRWLAVASMPLVGRWAMTVGGLRMPYARADGGLGQPFLAALRTEHVVVATISAAAWLIWGYGLTGGLIILALAGLLARGIAWLSWRLCRGMTGDVFGLINEVTEVAFLILVPAFLDRR, from the coding sequence GTGCTGAGTGCTGAGGTGAAATTCAAATGGAATGCTTTTCAGGAGGCCAAGAAATCGGTGCTCAGTCCTGAGTCCTCAGTCCCCGGTCCTGGGCTTCGGTTTCTTCATCCTATGATCGTCGCCTGGGAATTCCTGACCGCGATTCCGGTGAGCCGGGGGCACCAACCAATCATCTCGGGCCAATTGGCCAGGTCAATGATGTGGTTCCCTACCGTCGGCCTGATCTTGGGAGGCATCCTCGCCGGCGCCATGGTCCTCTGTGAAATGGCCATCCCCCGATCCGTGAGCGATGGGCTGGTGATACTCCTGCTTATTCTATTGACGCGCTGCCTCCATTTGGACGGGTTGGCCGACACGGTGGACGGATGGGCTGGTGGACGGACGCCGGAGCAGCGGTTGGCGATCATGCGCGATTCCAGCGTCGGCGCCATGGGTGCCGTGGCTCTGATCATGTCGCTCGGGCTCCGCTACCTCGGCCTCTCGGCCTTGCCTGATGCAGGCCGGTGGCTCGCCGTAGCCAGCATGCCGCTGGTGGGCCGATGGGCCATGACGGTCGGTGGATTGCGGATGCCCTATGCCCGAGCCGATGGGGGCTTGGGGCAACCCTTTCTCGCTGCTCTGAGAACCGAGCATGTCGTCGTTGCCACGATCTCAGCCGCCGCCTGGCTGATCTGGGGCTATGGATTGACAGGCGGGCTGATCATCCTGGCACTGGCCGGGCTCCTCGCGAGAGGAATCGCGTGGCTGTCCTGGCGGCTCTGTCGGGGGATGACCGGCGATGTGTTCGGCCTCATCAATGAGGTGACGGAGGTGGCGTTTCTCATCCTTGTGCCAGCTTTCTTGGATCGCCGATGA